One genomic segment of Helianthus annuus cultivar XRQ/B chromosome 14, HanXRQr2.0-SUNRISE, whole genome shotgun sequence includes these proteins:
- the LOC110907318 gene encoding uncharacterized protein MCAP_0864, whose protein sequence is MTQKQVSDLEEELKNTKARLDERDASIEQFMKKIRDLENELEKTRQSESQMLESLMFQTQQIEQTKMDLEESKQDVMALQEKLDNLQTGGRNGFDRKGDMDSSLNTKTLRDEITMLRKEVKSATEAEEKSKKAMDDLASALSEVAMESSTANERLRLSEEQVAHLKKENERLREELELQTETSERLRVESEEQVLAWTAKEMGFISYIKKADEDNASLKHENHKLNEALLQHEKKV, encoded by the coding sequence ATGACGCAGAAACAAGTTAGTGATTTAGAAGAGGAACTAAAGAACACGAAAGCGAGGTTAGATGAACGGGATGCTTCAATCGAGCAGTTTATGAAAAAGATTCGGGATCTGGAAAATGAACTGGAGAAAACTAGGCAATCAGAATCACAAATGTTGGAATCATTGATGTTTCAAACCCAACAAATCGAGCAAACTAAAATGGACTTAGAAGAATCTAAGCAAGATGTCATGGCCCTACAAGAAAAGCTCGATAACCTTCAAACAGGTGGTAGAAATGGGTTCGATCGGAAGGGTGATATGGATTCATCTTTGAATACCAAAACCCTGAGAGACGAAATCACAATGCTGAGAAAAGAAGTGAAATCAGCAACAGAAGCTGAGGAGAAAAGCAAGAAAGCTATGGATGATTTAGCATCGGCTTTAAGCGAAGTAGCGATGGAATCCAGTACAGCGAATGAAAGGCTACGATTATCAGAAGAACAAGTAGCCCATTTGAAAAAGGAAAACGAACGGTTGCGTGAAGAACTTGAGTTACAAACGGAGACATCCGAACGATTAAGAGTGGAGTCTGAAGAACAGGTTCTTGCATGGACCGCGAAAGAAATGGGATTTATAAGTTATATAAAGAAAGCCGATGAAGACAATGCGTCACTTAAACACGAAAACCATAAACTAAATGAAGCTTTATTGCAACatgagaagaaggtttga
- the LOC110909303 gene encoding kinesin-1 heavy chain isoform X1, whose translation MLRSKSRSSYLEFGQKKHTSFLVRSISGSKLCRGDALASQVDKQALVSVDRHSVSLSENRIVKAAMMQKQVSDLEEELKNTKARLEEVETERNRAVAEVREAKELANAGLSPQKAEQMFSELKSLQELLSNSKKEIKLRDEEINELSKRLESAKVFEAKLADRDASLEQFKKQIRELENELEKTKKSESHMLESLMLQTRQFEQTKMDLEESKLDVVTLQEKLNSLQNGGKNGFNQTSNLDSSSNAKILRDEIAMLRKEVKLATEAEETSKKAMDDLASALSEVAMESSTANERLRLSEEQVAHLKKEIERLREELELQTETSERLRVESEEQVLAWTAKEMGFISYIKNADEDNASLKQENHKLNEALVAAENATRIAREEGLKLRDILKEALNESSVAKEAANIARAENSELKDLLAKKEERLRINEDATHENAKGFNSPDSMLYEDHLDGRTTPPQIFNFDEFKAFSKNDDNVAEFVVDDDPEKAEVLKGSIFDTSASPRSELHTLESKGQQQRVATGFADLGGSGQFEEVEHSVNGGTNGHHHHHHHTEDGDDKGSYMSGLYNRKKLFRKIGELIIGKNNKKKEGSLEQGKENAKEQGKEMAEEQLNKTLASKNGT comes from the exons ATGTTGCGTTCCAAATCCAG ATCTAGTTATTTGGAATTTGGACAAAAGAAGCATACATCGTTTCTAGTTAGAAGCATTTCTGGATCAAAGCTTTGTAGAGGTGATGCGCTTGCATCACAAGTTGATAAACAAGCCCTAGTTTCTGTCGATCGCCATTCGGTTAGCTTATCTGAG AATCGGATAGTAAAAGCTGCAATGATGCAAAAACAAGTTAGTGATCTAGAAGAGGAATTGAAGAACACGAAAGCGAGATTAGAGGAAGTGGAAACCGAAAGAAACCGAGCAGTTGCAGAGGTTAGAGAAGCTAAAGAGTTGGCTAATGCAGGATTATCGCCTCAAAAAGCCGAACAAATGTTTTCAGAGCTCAAGAGTTTACAAGAGTTGCTATCGAATTCGAAAAAAGAGATTAAATTAAGAGATGAAGAGATCAATGAATTGAGCAAGCGGCTTGAATCCGCAAAGGTGTTCGAGGCTAAGTTAGCTGATAGGGATGCTTCTTTAGAGCAATTCAAGAAACAGATTCGAGAACTGGAAAATGAACTGGAGAAAACGAAGAAATCGGAATCACATATGCTGGAATCATTGATGCTGCAAACTCGACAATTCGAGCAAACTAAAATGGACTTAGAAGAATCAAAGCTTGATGTTGTGACCCTGCAAGAAAAGCTCAATAGCCTTCAAAACGGCGGTAAAAACGGGTTCAATCAAACGAGTAATCTGGATTCTTCTTCGAATGCTAAAATCCTGAGAGACGAAATAGCTATGCTGAGAAAAGAAGTGAAATTAGCAACAGAAGCTGAGGAGACAAGCAAGAAAGCTATGGATGATTTAGCATCGGCTTTAAGCGAAGTAGCGATGGAATCCAGCACAGCGAACGAACGGTTACGATTATCAGAAGAACAAGTAGCCCATTTGAAAAAGGAAATCGAACGGTTACGTGAAGAACTTGAGTTACAAACGGAGACATCTGAAAGATTAAGAGTGGAGTCTGAAGAACAGGTTCTTGCATGGACCGCGAAAGAAATGGGATTCATAAGTTATATAAAGAATGCCGACGAAGACAACGCGTCACTCAAACAAGAAAACCATAAACTTAATGAAGCTTTAGTTGCAGCAGAGAACGCCACGAGAATCGCaagagaagaaggtttgaagcTAAGGGATATCCTCAAAGAAGCTCTGAACGAGTCATCAGTTGCTAAAGAAGCTGCAAACATCGCACGAGCTGAGAATTCAGAGCTCAAAGACTTACTAGCCAAAAAGGAAGAACGGTTAAGAATCAACGAAGATGCTACTCATGAAAACGCGAAGGGATTCAACTCCCCAGATTCTATGCTTTATGAAGACCATTTAGATGGAAGAACTACACCACCACAAATATTTAACTTTGATGAGTTTAAAGCGTTTAGCAAAAACGACGATAATGTGGCAGAATTTGTGGTAGATGATGATCCTGAGAAAGCTGAAGTACTTAAAGGGTCGATCTTTGATACTAGCGCATCACCTAGATCAGAACTGCACACGCTAGAATCGAAGGGGCAACAACAACGGGTTGCAACGGGTTTTGCTGATTTGGGTGGGTCAGGTCAGTTTGAAGAAGTGGAGCATAGTGTCAATGGTGGTACTAAtggtcaccaccaccaccatcatcacacGGAAGACGGTGATGATAAGGGGTCCTATATGTCCGGTCTTTATAACCGGAAGAAATTGTTTAGGAAGATCGGAGAGCTTATAATCGGGAAAAATAATAAGAAAAAAGAGGGTTCCCTGGAGCAAGGTAAAGAAAATGCAAAAGAACAAGGTAAAGAAATGGCAGAAGAACAACTGAACAA GACACTAGCTTCAAAGAATGGAACATAG
- the LOC110909303 gene encoding paramyosin isoform X2: MLRSKSRSSYLEFGQKKHTSFLVRSISGSKLCRGDALASQVDKQALVSVDRHSVSLSENRIVKAAMMQKQVSDLEEELKNTKARLEEVETERNRAVAEVREAKELANAGLSPQKAEQMFSELKSLQELLSNSKKEIKLRDEEINELSKRLESAKVFEAKLADRDASLEQFKKQIRELENELEKTKKSESHMLESLMLQTRQFEQTKMDLEESKLDVVTLQEKLNSLQNGGKNGFNQTSNLDSSSNAKILRDEIAMLRKEVKLATEAEETSKKAMDDLASALSEVAMESSTANERLRLSEEQVAHLKKEIERLREELELQTETSERLRVESEEQVLAWTAKEMGFISYIKNADEDNASLKQENHKLNEALVAAENATRIAREEGLKLRDILKEALNESSVAKEAANIARAENSELKDLLAKKEERLRINEDATHENAKGFNSPDSMLYEDHLDGRTTPPQIFNFDEFKAFSKNDDNVAEFVVDDDPEKAEVLKGSIFDTSASPRSELHTLESKGQQQRVATGFADLGGSGQFEEVEHSVNGGTNGHHHHHHHTEDGDDKGSYMSGLYNRKKLFRKIGELIIGKNNKKKEGSLEQGKENAKEQGH, translated from the exons ATGTTGCGTTCCAAATCCAG ATCTAGTTATTTGGAATTTGGACAAAAGAAGCATACATCGTTTCTAGTTAGAAGCATTTCTGGATCAAAGCTTTGTAGAGGTGATGCGCTTGCATCACAAGTTGATAAACAAGCCCTAGTTTCTGTCGATCGCCATTCGGTTAGCTTATCTGAG AATCGGATAGTAAAAGCTGCAATGATGCAAAAACAAGTTAGTGATCTAGAAGAGGAATTGAAGAACACGAAAGCGAGATTAGAGGAAGTGGAAACCGAAAGAAACCGAGCAGTTGCAGAGGTTAGAGAAGCTAAAGAGTTGGCTAATGCAGGATTATCGCCTCAAAAAGCCGAACAAATGTTTTCAGAGCTCAAGAGTTTACAAGAGTTGCTATCGAATTCGAAAAAAGAGATTAAATTAAGAGATGAAGAGATCAATGAATTGAGCAAGCGGCTTGAATCCGCAAAGGTGTTCGAGGCTAAGTTAGCTGATAGGGATGCTTCTTTAGAGCAATTCAAGAAACAGATTCGAGAACTGGAAAATGAACTGGAGAAAACGAAGAAATCGGAATCACATATGCTGGAATCATTGATGCTGCAAACTCGACAATTCGAGCAAACTAAAATGGACTTAGAAGAATCAAAGCTTGATGTTGTGACCCTGCAAGAAAAGCTCAATAGCCTTCAAAACGGCGGTAAAAACGGGTTCAATCAAACGAGTAATCTGGATTCTTCTTCGAATGCTAAAATCCTGAGAGACGAAATAGCTATGCTGAGAAAAGAAGTGAAATTAGCAACAGAAGCTGAGGAGACAAGCAAGAAAGCTATGGATGATTTAGCATCGGCTTTAAGCGAAGTAGCGATGGAATCCAGCACAGCGAACGAACGGTTACGATTATCAGAAGAACAAGTAGCCCATTTGAAAAAGGAAATCGAACGGTTACGTGAAGAACTTGAGTTACAAACGGAGACATCTGAAAGATTAAGAGTGGAGTCTGAAGAACAGGTTCTTGCATGGACCGCGAAAGAAATGGGATTCATAAGTTATATAAAGAATGCCGACGAAGACAACGCGTCACTCAAACAAGAAAACCATAAACTTAATGAAGCTTTAGTTGCAGCAGAGAACGCCACGAGAATCGCaagagaagaaggtttgaagcTAAGGGATATCCTCAAAGAAGCTCTGAACGAGTCATCAGTTGCTAAAGAAGCTGCAAACATCGCACGAGCTGAGAATTCAGAGCTCAAAGACTTACTAGCCAAAAAGGAAGAACGGTTAAGAATCAACGAAGATGCTACTCATGAAAACGCGAAGGGATTCAACTCCCCAGATTCTATGCTTTATGAAGACCATTTAGATGGAAGAACTACACCACCACAAATATTTAACTTTGATGAGTTTAAAGCGTTTAGCAAAAACGACGATAATGTGGCAGAATTTGTGGTAGATGATGATCCTGAGAAAGCTGAAGTACTTAAAGGGTCGATCTTTGATACTAGCGCATCACCTAGATCAGAACTGCACACGCTAGAATCGAAGGGGCAACAACAACGGGTTGCAACGGGTTTTGCTGATTTGGGTGGGTCAGGTCAGTTTGAAGAAGTGGAGCATAGTGTCAATGGTGGTACTAAtggtcaccaccaccaccatcatcacacGGAAGACGGTGATGATAAGGGGTCCTATATGTCCGGTCTTTATAACCGGAAGAAATTGTTTAGGAAGATCGGAGAGCTTATAATCGGGAAAAATAATAAGAAAAAAGAGGGTTCCCTGGAGCAAGGTAAAGAAAATGCAAAAGAACAAG GACACTAG